A genomic stretch from Aedes albopictus strain Foshan chromosome 2, AalbF5, whole genome shotgun sequence includes:
- the LOC109400579 gene encoding uncharacterized protein LOC109400579, with the protein MEENTFSRIGGKYVFICKVLSIFGAIYYFNQLIERKPICVDVSCADSTKNVITLTINMIICILSSLLVGFVKTGLKETKISYIQTYRVFMLIRNLILLVLWTFEILIRKPAQSNAEEEDEKMAQYMALTLLISILVITGVELLILRGVQCLTEEKLAEERSCLGA; encoded by the exons ATGGAAGAGAACACGTTCAGCAGGATCGGCGGCAAGTACGTGTTCATCTGCAAGGTTCTGTCCATTTTCGGGGCCATCTACTACTTCAACCAGCTGATCGAACGGAAGCCCATCTGTGTCGATGTGTCGTGTGCCGACA GTACCAAAAATGTCATCACTCTCACTATCAACATGATCATTTGTATACTGTCATCGCTGCTGGTCGGATTCGTCAAGACTGGCCTGAAGGAG ACGAAGATCTCCTACATTCAAACGTACCGGGTGTTCATGCTCATCCGAAACCTGATTCTGTTGGTGCTGTGGACGTTCGAAATCCTGATTCGGAAACCGGCGCAGAGCAACGCCGAAGAGGAAGACGAGAAGATGGCTCAGTACATGGCGCTGACACTGCTCATCAGTATTCTGG TTATTACCGGTGTGGAACTGTTGATCCTTCGTGGCGTACAATGCTTAACCGAAGAGAAACTGGCTGAAGAAAGGAGCTGCCTTGGGGCGTAA